A region from the Mesorhizobium shangrilense genome encodes:
- a CDS encoding helix-turn-helix transcriptional regulator, translated as MKHADVRHAAEAPSTEQNLFGALPPGSEPHHAVTISDAVRRCRWIAVDINASAFGLFFVSPSPERARLVPCLDSDYPGIAVTTKFISGANGEEIVRHTGMSTEPRWWTDDGLTGSADVFRNLSWTEQMSPLAPGTSGIAFPVHADRGQCGLVVFLGSEIALRQDTLYEIHARCFSLFAAVARIRPGDAGRVRSISKRELECLKLTANGNTSEEIARLLKLSVHTANQYLTQSTQKLNAVNRNQAVAKALRLGLIE; from the coding sequence TTGAAACATGCTGACGTCAGGCACGCTGCCGAAGCCCCTTCCACCGAACAGAACCTCTTTGGCGCGCTTCCGCCGGGTTCCGAACCGCACCACGCTGTCACCATCTCCGATGCCGTGCGCCGGTGCCGCTGGATCGCCGTCGACATCAACGCTTCGGCGTTCGGGCTGTTCTTCGTCAGCCCTTCGCCCGAGCGCGCGCGCCTCGTGCCATGCCTCGATTCCGACTATCCCGGCATTGCGGTCACGACGAAATTCATCTCGGGCGCCAATGGCGAGGAGATCGTCCGCCACACCGGCATGTCGACCGAACCGCGCTGGTGGACGGATGACGGCCTGACCGGCTCGGCCGATGTGTTCCGCAACCTTTCCTGGACCGAGCAGATGTCACCGCTCGCGCCAGGCACCAGCGGCATCGCCTTTCCCGTCCATGCGGATCGCGGCCAGTGCGGCCTGGTCGTCTTCCTGGGTTCGGAAATCGCCTTGCGGCAGGACACGCTCTACGAAATCCACGCGCGCTGCTTTTCGCTGTTTGCCGCGGTCGCGCGCATCCGTCCAGGCGACGCCGGCAGGGTGCGGTCGATTTCCAAGCGCGAACTCGAATGCCTGAAGCTGACCGCCAACGGCAACACCAGCGAGGAGATCGCGCGGCTGCTGAAGCTCTCGGTCCATACCGCCAACCAGTATCTGACCCAGTCCACCCAGAAACTCAACGCGGTCAACCGCAACCAGGCCGTGGCCAAGGCGCTGCGGCTGGGCCTCATTGAATAG
- a CDS encoding helix-turn-helix transcriptional regulator, translating to MSSPAALLQSDPSGSRLASRGDLTSFFMQLAADIGADSYMLVAIVHDQDRNDARIVSSNWIFDAIELIGKRLIAGLAQGMLTAAPGIQPTPFVAARAPDTNGLVSGEEARLLDVLGHAEIYSLRLNVGRQRLFALFSASEAGRIDRPALMKAQLKCCYALSHIPQLIAAAAMQDPLSDRERECLFWVSEGKTTDEVAVILGVSSNTVNSYITHAIQKFAASNRAMAIATAIRSGII from the coding sequence ATGAGCAGCCCCGCCGCCCTTCTTCAGTCCGACCCATCAGGCTCGCGCCTGGCGTCGCGCGGCGACCTCACCAGCTTTTTCATGCAGCTTGCCGCCGACATCGGCGCCGACAGCTACATGCTCGTCGCCATCGTCCATGACCAGGACCGCAACGACGCGCGCATCGTTTCTTCCAACTGGATCTTCGACGCCATCGAGCTGATCGGCAAGAGGCTGATCGCAGGGCTTGCCCAAGGCATGCTCACCGCGGCACCCGGCATCCAGCCGACACCGTTCGTGGCCGCCCGGGCGCCGGACACGAATGGCCTGGTCAGCGGCGAGGAAGCCCGCCTTCTCGACGTGCTCGGCCACGCGGAAATCTATTCGCTGCGGCTGAATGTCGGCCGCCAGCGCCTGTTCGCGCTGTTTTCGGCCTCCGAGGCTGGCAGGATCGATCGGCCGGCGCTGATGAAGGCGCAGCTGAAATGCTGCTACGCGCTCTCGCACATTCCACAGCTGATCGCGGCCGCCGCCATGCAGGACCCGCTGTCCGACCGCGAACGAGAATGCCTGTTCTGGGTCTCGGAAGGCAAGACCACAGATGAAGTCGCGGTCATCCTTGGCGTCTCGTCCAACACCGTCAACAGCTACATCACCCACGCCATCCAGAAATTCGCGGCCAGTAACCGCGCCATGGCCATTGCGACGGCAATCAGGAGCGGCATCATTTGA